One window of Sulfurospirillum sp. 1612 genomic DNA carries:
- a CDS encoding helix-turn-helix domain-containing protein — protein MNIVLLQAKYDKVDVISQQKHIFRYAHQNNLNIDSTEIDSFDINEDLSSRNELKGFLRSLDVGDNILIYSLSTFSYNVEELVKIFNCLFERSISAHVTSLDLKITRDTPIGMIFGLLLKEQEKNSFSHKTSTHGRPKGRMSKSKFDVHRLKIIELLEKKHSVNEISKILGISRSSLKDYINSRGLKDLVETRKTLLGEKDFVKNKKIFSKCKIIKK, from the coding sequence ATGAATATTGTATTATTGCAAGCAAAATATGACAAAGTTGACGTAATCTCACAGCAAAAACATATCTTCAGATATGCGCATCAAAATAATTTAAATATTGATTCTACTGAAATTGATTCATTTGATATCAATGAGGATCTCTCGTCACGAAATGAATTAAAAGGTTTTTTAAGATCATTGGACGTCGGAGACAATATTTTAATCTATAGTTTATCTACTTTCTCGTACAATGTCGAAGAGTTAGTAAAGATATTTAATTGTCTGTTTGAGCGTTCTATCAGTGCTCATGTCACAAGTCTTGATCTTAAAATAACACGAGATACTCCAATCGGTATGATTTTTGGTTTGTTATTAAAAGAACAAGAAAAAAACTCTTTTAGCCATAAAACTTCTACGCACGGAAGACCAAAAGGTAGGATGTCAAAATCAAAATTTGATGTACATCGGCTGAAAATTATCGAGCTTCTTGAAAAGAAACATTCAGTCAATGAAATATCAAAAATCTTGGGAATCAGTAGAAGTTCACTAAAAGACTACATAAACTCACGAGGGCTTAAGGACCTAGTAGAGACTAGGAAAACCCTATTAGGGGAAAAAGATTTTGTAAAAAATAAAAAAATTTTTTCGAAATGTAAGATTATAAAAAAGTAA
- the rpsU gene encoding 30S ribosomal protein S21 → MPGIKVHPNDSFEEAYRKFKKQIDRNLVVTETRARRFFETATEKRKKQKISARKKMLKRLYMLRRYESKL, encoded by the coding sequence ATGCCTGGGATTAAAGTTCACCCAAACGATTCATTTGAAGAAGCCTATAGAAAATTTAAAAAGCAAATTGACCGTAACTTAGTAGTTACAGAAACGAGAGCAAGAAGATTTTTCGAAACTGCGACTGAAAAGCGTAAAAAACAAAAAATTAGCGCTCGTAAAAAAATGCTTAAGAGACTTTATATGCTTCGACGCTATGAATCCAAACTCTAA